TCCCTTTGCTGCGTTATAAACGGCCATGTTGTAATCGCCCTGAAGCCCGGATATCGAGGATGTGTTGACGATTGTTCCTGACTTGCGTTCGATCATTTCGGGCACGAATGCCTTGGTTGTCAGATATATCGACTTCACGTCGGTCGCCATCACGCGATCCCATGCCTGCTCATCGATCTCGTGGACCGCGCCCTTGACAAAGATTCCGGCATTGTTGATCACGCTGTCAACATGGTCGAATGCTTGGTGTGCAGCCTGTGCCAAGTCATCGACGGACTGCGCGTTTGACACGTCGCAGGGTGCGAAGGCGACTTGCTTGGGGGAGTACTGTTCTGAAAGCTCCTTATAGACCTTCTGGCCCAAGTCGTTGTTGAAATCGGCCATCATCACATTCCAACCCTGTGCCAAGAACTGCTTCGACGCGCTCAAACCGATGCCCGAGGCTGCACCCGTAATAACAACTGTTGAATTCATGCGTTTCTCCCTTGCTTGTCGATGGCAACCAGCTTGGTGCCGATTGATGAATGTTTCTCTCTATTCACAGCACTCCGTGTGGTGGACAAGAATCCTTCACATCTCTGATAGAGTATTTCGTTTCGCACTTGACAGAGCAAAGAGACCGCATCGGCATTCCTGTCATATACGCGCAATATAAAGCAGCGCGATTTGCCGTGGCTGAGCATAGAGGTCTTCAGCCTGCTCCTGGCTGTCGCTGGTCATATCATGCTGCTGTTCAACGAGACGCACAGAGCCACATGAACGAGTCCAAAGAATTGCAGTGTCTATTGGAACCGGTTGAACCGGTTGAGCCAACGGCACGCTATGAGCACCAGCGTATCGTTAACAGCAGTGTGTTCTGAACGAGACAGGTGATTTTTTCATGAACAACCAGTTCTCAAACCTTGGCTGTCTGGTCGTCCTCGGGGCATAACGATCTGGACTCGTGTCTATAGTCATTAGCATCGGTTCATGGTTGTATTAGGGGTTTGACTTATGAATATTGCTGATCATGCGCTGTGGCTCAGGGACTTCTATACGAGTCGAGGGTGGTATGCGTATCCGCCATTTATTAGGCTGGCATTTCTCACCGAGGAGCTGGGGGAGTTGTCTCAGGCGGTTCGTGCCTATGAGATAGGGCGCGATCACCCGCATGAACGCGTTCGGACCGAATCGGAGCAGCAGGCCCACATCCTTGAGGAGCTTGCTGATGTCTTCGACAATGTGCTTATTCTGGCTGATACGTACGGTTATTCTCCTGATGAGCTGATTCAGGCAAGCGAAAGCAAGCTTCGTGAACGGTTCAGCGAAAAGTAGACCTATCGGAAAGTATCGTCAGTGTTTCGTACATCCAAAACGCAGAATATTGTGCAGAATATTGTGCAGAATAGCCTCAGAGTCGCCTATATTGTGATTCTGTATTGAGATTGTGCGCGGGTTTGTGCGCAGTGACTTACTTCATATGTTTTCCGCGTATGTCCGGGATGCTTGTGGCTCGATTATTGACGATTCCTGAACGCCACACGAACAGTGCTGCCAGGAGTATTGCGCTTCCCTGTATGACTGCCCACCACGGGAATCCGGGTATGTCGGGTTGTTTGCCAGAGTTCTGGAGTTCTGCTTTCGGGGTTGGATTTACCCGTTCGCCTGTGACGAGTATGCGCTGGGAGTTGATCCCCAATGGCGTGCAGGTCACCAGCGTGACCAGATCCTTGCCTGGAAATGCCTTGAGCGCTGCCGTATCTCCGGGATCGACGACCGCTATTTCGAATACCTTGTATGTGAGGGTCTCTCCGAGGACTTCGATGGTGAATGTGTTGCCCTTCTTTACTTTGTCAAGGTTCGTGAACAGGGTTGCAGTAGCAAGACCCCTGTGCCCGGCCAAGACGGCATGGGTGCCCTTCCCGCCGACCGGTAGGCTCGTGCCTTCAAGATGACCGATGCCTTTTTGAAGCACTGCATCGGAAGTGCCGTGATAGATGGGGAGATCAAGTCGGATCGAAGGGATGCGGATTCTTGCCATCATGCCCGTGGGATCTACAAGAATCTTGTTGTAGTCAAGCTCTGCGTTGGGGTCGGTGCTCGTGCCCGAACCTGTCGGTATGCGATGGTTCGCTTCGAGGATTGCACCAGCGGAAAGCGCGTCATTATAGGCATGCGCCTGTGCGAGCTGCTGTTTGATCGATGGCGACACGTTCCCGGACTTGATCTGCTGGATATTCGCATCTATCAGTCTTGACTCGTCATATTGCGAAAACCAGCTTGCGGTCGAAGGATAGGTCAGAACGAATAGCCCTACCAGAACGAGCAGAGCCGGAATGAATGCATACCACTGGAAATGCCATGTCTTCCTGGTTGCGTGAGCGGAAGAGGGACCCTGCGGCGCATTCACGGGTTTCCTGGAACGCATTGTCGATGAACGGCTGTCTTTGTTGCGAGCGAAGAGTCTGCGATAAAAGTTTTTACGTAACATCGTTCCATCCCACAGTCATGCAAACGTCACGCTTGCAGTTGCAATAGGGCATTCACCCGTAGAGAGCGTCTCGATGAATGCCACACGAATACATAAGAATGGGTGGGTGAGAAGAATTCTTCCCACCCACCCAGATGCCACGACAGTCTATGTCAGACTAATGGCTGAGCGATGCATGTCATTGGTTCTGGCTTGCGCGACGACGTGAAACCACGTAGAGCGTGCCACCAGCTGCGATCAGTACGATGCCGACTACGCTCATCAGCACGATGCCCTGCGCACCAGTCAATGGCAGCGTTGGATGACCTTGCTGCACATCGGTGACGGTAACGGTATTGAGGTTATCCGTTCCAGCCGTGATGGTCACCGTCTGGACGGCTGCAGCGATGTATCCTGCAGGTGCCGCAGTTTCGTACAGGCAGTAGTCCTTGGATGGGGATTGCAAAGGACCATTGTTGCTGTTGGCAACGAACAGGCCCAATGGCGAGGATGCTGGGGATGTCGCATCCCACTGCACGATTCCATTGCCGTCGGAAGTTCCGGTTGAGACAACGCCGTCGGATGGGACGGTAGCTGGGCAGGACGCTGCTGTCTTCGCAGTTACCTGGAAGGTTGCACCCTTGAGCACGTTCTTGTTTTCGTCAACCTTGGTGACTGCAAGCTGGCCCCAATAGGTGTATGGGGTTGGATTTCCTGGAACCTTGTGTCCGTTGAATTCCGAGCCGTATCCTGGCGTGCCAGTGGAAGAACCTGGGTTGGCGATGCTGCCATCCTTGGTGACCTTCAAAACCTTCGTGGTAAAGGTCACGGCCAGTGTGTCGCCTGCCTTGATCTTGCCAAGGCCTGTTGATGTAAGCGTCCAGGTTGTTCCTGCGGGGTCGATTGTGTAGTCAGTGCCCTCGGACAATGCTGCTCCATTCAATGTCAGGGAAGCAGTGGCATCGTATGCGAGGCTGCCATCTGTGGGCATTACATCCCAGATTGATGCAGAATTGTATGAGTCACCTGCGTTCAGTCTCGGCACGGACTGCGTGATGGTCCACTGAACCGTGTCACCGACCTTCAGACCCTTCTGATCCGAATCGCTGTTGATAGTCTTCTGAGGAGCGTTCAGAACCTGGTTCTTCGGGTAGACGTTGACGTCGTACAGCCAGTTGCCGCTGCCCTGAGGGAGTGGAAGTGTCACCAGGAATGGAGCCACTGAAGAGACGATGTTGTTGTTTCCGGAACCGGTCTCCTGCACGAGATAGAGACCATGGGGCAAGCTTTCAGTTGCTGTGCCGCTCGCATCGGTCGTAATTTTCGTGGCATTGGCGCTGTCCTGTGTATATGCGCTGTTGCTTCCGGTGACGTCGGTTGCCTGAATGCCGTTGATGGCATCCCAGCCAGCCTCGGTATCAAGATCGATCTTGGTGGCGCCCTTGTATGTTACTGGCGTGACTGTGAACTCGACGCCTTGCAGAGGATTGCCCATCTTGGAAGTGTCCTGGACCGTGCCGTCGCCAGCATTGCCCTGCGCCCCGTCAAACTTATGGATGGTCAGCGACGTTGCAGTGCCTGGGTTGATGTTGCCAACTCCGGTCACAGGAATATTCTCGTCAGCTTGTGCAGTCTGAGCCAGACCGGCCAGACCAGCCACTCCTAATGCAAGAGCTCCGGCGGCCGCTGCAATTTTGCGCAGCCAGAACTTGTTCCCCGATTGTGTACTCATTTCCATTCCTTTCGAATTCCCCTAGTAAATGAGAAACCTTGTATTACTTCCATTCGCCTGATGCCAAGACAAAGCAAGGCATGTCAGTTCAGCGGACGGAACTTCCCCTTCTCCTACGCATGACATAGCCAATGCCGAAGGAAAGAATCATTATCAAAGACCCGCCAAGCAGATAGAAATCAGTGCTTTGCCCGCCGGTGAGCGGCAGTGAAGGCATTGACTGCTGGTGGTTGGTGATAGGTACCGTGAAGTTTTGATCTAGTGAATCCGCCGAAATTGTAAAATCGTGTTCCGTTGATAAGTCAGTGACATATCCGGCGGGAGCCTGGGTTTCACGGATGCTGTAATCGCCCCAGCTCAGATTGGCGACCTTGAAACTCCCAGGTGTGGGATCCGTATCGTTGGTTCCTGCACACTGGCCGACGGCGACGCAATCCTTCACCACGAGTTTCTGTGCCGAAGTTCCGGTGCCTGGACCTGTTATCGTCCATTCGGATCCAGCAAGAGGAGCCCCGTTTTCGGCAGTCTTGCTCCAAGAAACGCTTCCGGGCTGCTCTCTGTTGATGAAGGTGCAGACAACGTTACTGCCTGGCGCGATTCCTTGGATGAGATTTGACGAGGCAGACGACCCGTTGAGATTGATCGTGGTCGATG
This Bifidobacterium sp. WK041_4_12 DNA region includes the following protein-coding sequences:
- a CDS encoding SDR family NAD(P)-dependent oxidoreductase, which gives rise to MNSTVVITGAASGIGLSASKQFLAQGWNVMMADFNNDLGQKVYKELSEQYSPKQVAFAPCDVSNAQSVDDLAQAAHQAFDHVDSVINNAGIFVKGAVHEIDEQAWDRVMATDVKSIYLTTKAFVPEMIERKSGTIVNTSSISGLQGDYNMAVYNAAKGAVANLVRAMALDYGKYGIRVNNVNPGPTMTPMFKRNPQSVIDEFIQASPLRKLVQPEDVARTMFFLASEESAPMTGENIPVAAGFAIHSGQPVQD
- a CDS encoding MazG nucleotide pyrophosphohydrolase domain-containing protein; the encoded protein is MNIADHALWLRDFYTSRGWYAYPPFIRLAFLTEELGELSQAVRAYEIGRDHPHERVRTESEQQAHILEELADVFDNVLILADTYGYSPDELIQASESKLRERFSEK
- a CDS encoding class C sortase, translating into MRSRKPVNAPQGPSSAHATRKTWHFQWYAFIPALLVLVGLFVLTYPSTASWFSQYDESRLIDANIQQIKSGNVSPSIKQQLAQAHAYNDALSAGAILEANHRIPTGSGTSTDPNAELDYNKILVDPTGMMARIRIPSIRLDLPIYHGTSDAVLQKGIGHLEGTSLPVGGKGTHAVLAGHRGLATATLFTNLDKVKKGNTFTIEVLGETLTYKVFEIAVVDPGDTAALKAFPGKDLVTLVTCTPLGINSQRILVTGERVNPTPKAELQNSGKQPDIPGFPWWAVIQGSAILLAALFVWRSGIVNNRATSIPDIRGKHMK
- a CDS encoding SpaH/EbpB family LPXTG-anchored major pilin, with the translated sequence MSTQSGNKFWLRKIAAAAGALALGVAGLAGLAQTAQADENIPVTGVGNINPGTATSLTIHKFDGAQGNAGDGTVQDTSKMGNPLQGVEFTVTPVTYKGATKIDLDTEAGWDAINGIQATDVTGSNSAYTQDSANATKITTDASGTATESLPHGLYLVQETGSGNNNIVSSVAPFLVTLPLPQGSGNWLYDVNVYPKNQVLNAPQKTINSDSDQKGLKVGDTVQWTITQSVPRLNAGDSYNSASIWDVMPTDGSLAYDATASLTLNGAALSEGTDYTIDPAGTTWTLTSTGLGKIKAGDTLAVTFTTKVLKVTKDGSIANPGSSTGTPGYGSEFNGHKVPGNPTPYTYWGQLAVTKVDENKNVLKGATFQVTAKTAASCPATVPSDGVVSTGTSDGNGIVQWDATSPASSPLGLFVANSNNGPLQSPSKDYCLYETAAPAGYIAAAVQTVTITAGTDNLNTVTVTDVQQGHPTLPLTGAQGIVLMSVVGIVLIAAGGTLYVVSRRRASQNQ
- a CDS encoding SpaA isopeptide-forming pilin-related protein, which gives rise to MATRSSTDISMFGGATNITNTSGSVPSPWTIAFGNATESASINVGETPQTGYTFLSGSCVTSLNGTSTTINLNGSSASSNLIQGIAPGSNVVCTFINREQPGSVSWSKTAENGAPLAGSEWTITGPGTGTSAQKLVVKDCVAVGQCAGTNDTDPTPGSFKVANLSWGDYSIRETQAPAGYVTDLSTEHDFTISADSLDQNFTVPITNHQQSMPSLPLTGGQSTDFYLLGGSLIMILSFGIGYVMRRRRGSSVR